From the genome of Candidatus Obscuribacterales bacterium:
GAGGTTAATTTGCGCAACACATCCGGCAAGTAGTTTGCAATGTCGGGCGTGTACTCACCAAATGGCACAAGGAAGCGCTTGTGGTAAATGCTGTCGAGAACAGTGCCGTCTTTGGTGATGCCGAAAGCGGAATTGTACGGATGCTTGCGTTTGTCGGAATCCAGTCCGCCGAGAATAATGTCGATGCCGCGTTCGTGAGCTAGATGAGCTAAGAATTGCTTGGTGCGCTGATCTTCTTTTAGATAGGTAGGCAATGCATTTTCGTGAAGCACGGCCAATCCTTTTGGACAGGCGGCAACCAGCTTGCCATATTTGCTCAAGAGTTGTTCAAAACTGAATCGGGGCTTTGGTCTAAGCATTTCAATGCCGATGTTTGGTTGCAGCAGTGAAACCGTCAAAGATGGAGCATCACGGTCGACTGGACCTTCTGCCAATCTTGTTTGTCCCCAGATATAAATGTTGGCCACGACAAGTGAAATCATCAGGAGGTTGATCATCGCCAGGGGAAAACTGGGCACGGCAAACGATTGCCATTTTTGTTTATTGAACAGTGTGGCGATCAAGCCGGCAATTGTTACGTTGACGGCAACGATGAGAAATCCAATACCAATGCCGCCAATAAGACTGGCGCTCTGCATAAGCGGTAGTTGGCGATATTGCGAGTATTCGAGCATCGACCAGGGTACACCCAGAAAGTCCGGATGATTGCCAATCTTGTTATGGATTAAAACCCAAAGAAGCGGCAATACCAACAATGCAGGCAGGCGCCATTTACCATCGATGGAACGCGGGATGATACCGCCAGTCAGAGGTAGCATTTTTAGAAGCAAGGCGAATAGAGCTGTGATAAGTCCCTGGTGGCATGAGACGACAGCCCAAATAACTGCCGACATTATCAGGCTCTGCCAGTCGTCAAAACCCATCCAACGCAAAGGATGCAGGTGAAGGTACCAATTCAAATAGACGAGGTTATAGGCAAGACCAAAACAAAAACCCCGAATGAATGCCTGCAGGAAATTCGGCGATTGCGCGACAAGTAAAAACAGTGGCACTAGCCCGAACCAGGCTAAGTACCACTGTTCAATACCAGGAGCTGAAAGTCCAAGTAAGGCA
Proteins encoded in this window:
- the lnt gene encoding apolipoprotein N-acyltransferase, whose protein sequence is MADKAKAKTEKSVSATGARVWFTAAVTILSGALLGLSAPGIEQWYLAWFGLVPLFLLVAQSPNFLQAFIRGFCFGLAYNLVYLNWYLHLHPLRWMGFDDWQSLIMSAVIWAVVSCHQGLITALFALLLKMLPLTGGIIPRSIDGKWRLPALLVLPLLWVLIHNKIGNHPDFLGVPWSMLEYSQYRQLPLMQSASLIGGIGIGFLIVAVNVTIAGLIATLFNKQKWQSFAVPSFPLAMINLLMISLVVANIYIWGQTRLAEGPVDRDAPSLTVSLLQPNIGIEMLRPKPRFSFEQLLSKYGKLVAACPKGLAVLHENALPTYLKEDQRTKQFLAHLAHERGIDIILGGLDSDKRKHPYNSAFGITKDGTVLDSIYHKRFLVPFGEYTPDIANYLPDVLRKLTSTPAGRGLTPGKRPVMFYMPSGLIAPNICFEAISPEITAESVRSGGTVIVNLCDLTWFHNSMIGDQMLAFATVRAIETKRYLVMAANTGPSAIIDPLGKIEKKTPMEQSAVLTGNIAFIHDMTPFASWFR